The following coding sequences lie in one Candidatus Eremiobacteraceae bacterium genomic window:
- a CDS encoding fumarylacetoacetate hydrolase family protein, with product MIYCRFRFGDTEYSGAVEGDEVVAPGCRKPLADVRLLAPCLPSKIVCVGRNYAEHAAEMGNALPPNPLLFFKPPSAVIGPGDDIVYPRQSTHVEFEGELGVVIGRRCRSVTRTNALDYVLGYTIVNDVTARDLQRSDVQWARAKGFDTFAPIGPYIVSGIEWRGRRLRTSLNGEIRQDASTASMIFDVPSLIEYASAAFTLEPGDVIATGTPSGVAPMVGGDTVKIEIEGIGALTNRVVTLEAG from the coding sequence ATGATCTACTGCCGGTTTCGTTTCGGCGACACGGAATATTCGGGGGCGGTTGAGGGCGATGAAGTCGTGGCGCCCGGCTGCCGTAAACCGCTAGCGGATGTGCGCCTGCTTGCGCCTTGCCTGCCGTCCAAAATCGTCTGCGTCGGCCGCAACTATGCCGAGCATGCGGCGGAGATGGGCAACGCCTTACCGCCGAACCCGTTGCTTTTCTTCAAGCCGCCGTCGGCGGTCATCGGTCCGGGCGACGATATCGTCTATCCGCGTCAGTCGACCCACGTCGAATTCGAGGGCGAGCTCGGCGTCGTCATCGGACGCCGCTGTCGCAGCGTGACGCGGACAAACGCTCTCGACTACGTCCTCGGATACACGATCGTCAACGATGTCACGGCGCGCGATCTTCAGCGATCGGACGTGCAGTGGGCTCGCGCGAAAGGCTTCGACACGTTCGCGCCGATCGGCCCATACATCGTCTCCGGAATAGAATGGCGCGGTCGCCGTCTACGGACGTCGCTGAACGGCGAAATCCGCCAAGACGCGTCGACGGCGTCGATGATCTTCGACGTGCCGTCGCTGATCGAGTACGCGAGCGCCGCATTCACGCTCGAACCGGGAGATGTGATAGCCACCGGCACGCCAAGCGGCGTCGCCCCGATGGTCGGCGGCGACACCGTGAAGATTGAGATCGAGGGGATCGGAGCGTTGACGAACCGGGTCGTCACTTTGGAAGCGGGATAA
- a CDS encoding dihydrolipoyl dehydrogenase, protein MNQRREYDLCVVGAGSAGYAAATTARSLGRSVVIAESRAPLGGLCILRGCMPSKTLLSSAEVAHMVDRASEFGIVAGPARVDFPALMARKRRIIDEFADYRVDGIETFALVRGDVKFTGPKTLSVDGEEIGAAKFIVATGSVTHVPSIPGLEAAGYVTSDEVLELDRLPESVIVLGGGAVACELAQYLRRLGCQVTMLQRSRTLLSREDGDIGATLRNALESEGMNIATGTLLESVEITRSGKKVWYEVDGRRESAEGGEIFVALGRRANTGGLGLEAAQVEYESGGIKVDAHLQTSNPIIYAAGDVIFDSTQLVHVAVNEGQTAARNALSDEGLTIDYDLYGARAVFTDPQVAVAGLSEAECTRRGADFVSASFPFDDLGKAIAIGATKGFIKMLAAPDGTILGVGIIGAEASDLIHEAIALLHFKANVRDVMQMPHLHPTLAEIFTYPAETLCERLEHERHVLVRP, encoded by the coding sequence ATGAACCAACGCCGAGAATACGACCTCTGCGTCGTCGGCGCGGGAAGCGCCGGCTACGCCGCGGCGACGACCGCCCGCTCCCTTGGGCGCAGCGTAGTGATCGCAGAATCGCGCGCCCCGCTCGGCGGCCTTTGCATTTTACGCGGCTGCATGCCGTCGAAGACGTTGCTGAGCAGCGCCGAAGTGGCGCACATGGTCGACCGTGCTTCGGAATTCGGCATCGTCGCAGGACCTGCGCGCGTGGATTTTCCGGCGCTGATGGCGCGCAAGCGGCGCATCATCGATGAATTCGCCGACTACCGCGTCGACGGCATTGAAACGTTCGCGCTCGTGCGCGGCGATGTGAAGTTCACCGGCCCGAAAACGCTCTCGGTCGACGGTGAAGAAATCGGCGCCGCGAAGTTCATCGTCGCCACCGGTTCGGTCACTCACGTCCCAAGCATACCCGGGCTGGAGGCCGCCGGTTACGTCACGAGCGACGAGGTCCTCGAACTCGACCGGTTGCCGGAGAGCGTCATCGTATTGGGCGGCGGGGCGGTCGCGTGCGAATTAGCGCAATATCTCCGGCGCCTCGGGTGTCAAGTGACGATGCTCCAGCGGAGTCGGACATTGCTCTCGCGCGAGGACGGCGATATCGGCGCGACCTTGCGCAACGCGTTGGAAAGCGAGGGCATGAACATCGCGACCGGCACTCTGCTGGAAAGCGTGGAGATCACGAGATCCGGCAAGAAGGTATGGTATGAGGTCGACGGCCGTCGCGAGAGCGCGGAAGGCGGCGAGATATTCGTCGCGCTCGGTCGACGGGCGAACACCGGCGGTCTCGGGCTGGAAGCAGCACAGGTCGAGTACGAAAGCGGCGGCATCAAAGTGGATGCGCATCTGCAGACGAGCAATCCGATCATCTATGCGGCGGGCGATGTCATCTTCGACAGCACGCAGCTTGTGCATGTCGCCGTCAACGAAGGCCAGACGGCGGCGCGCAACGCGCTCTCCGACGAGGGCCTCACGATCGACTACGATCTGTACGGCGCTCGCGCTGTGTTTACGGATCCGCAAGTCGCCGTCGCCGGCTTGTCCGAGGCCGAGTGCACCCGGCGGGGAGCCGATTTCGTCAGTGCGTCGTTTCCGTTTGACGACCTCGGTAAAGCGATAGCGATCGGCGCGACAAAGGGATTCATCAAAATGCTTGCCGCGCCGGACGGGACGATTCTCGGCGTCGGCATCATCGGCGCTGAGGCATCCGATCTCATTCACGAGGCCATCGCGCTGCTCCATTTCAAGGCGAATGTCAGAGACGTGATGCAGATGCCGCACCTGCATCCCACGCTCGCCGAGATCTTCACGTATCCGGCCGAAACGCTCTGCGAGCGGCTCGAGCACGAGCGGCATGTCCTCGTCCGCCCGTAA
- a CDS encoding class I SAM-dependent methyltransferase produces MSSSARKDAVGRRGHGSASHALYENPRLYDLGFGFRNIARECDGLLAIAAKHGTSAPRRIVDIACGPAHHLREYARRGLVALGVDVNAEMIEYARHLNKQAHVAVGLRKADMRRFHLPTRVDIAQCLFDSFSHCVTDADAVATLRRAAAALRPGGLLILELTHPADYFGGDEVRTVGRWVQRYDDVAVKTRFQTTAIDAVEETYVKSMVIDAVYKVGKKKKRIVDRQLHRMWLRGGIRNVVAQSGAFEIVGWYGDLTPKVPLSMRPASWRMVVAMRRRKSRS; encoded by the coding sequence ATGTCCTCGTCCGCCCGTAAGGACGCGGTCGGGCGGCGCGGGCACGGATCCGCAAGCCACGCGCTCTATGAAAACCCTCGGCTGTACGATCTCGGCTTCGGCTTCCGAAACATCGCGCGGGAATGCGACGGGCTGCTTGCAATCGCGGCCAAACACGGCACGAGCGCGCCGCGCCGAATCGTGGACATCGCATGCGGCCCGGCGCATCACCTCCGAGAGTATGCGCGGCGCGGCCTCGTAGCACTGGGCGTCGATGTGAACGCGGAGATGATCGAGTACGCCCGGCATCTGAACAAGCAGGCGCATGTCGCCGTCGGACTGCGCAAGGCTGACATGCGGCGCTTTCATCTTCCGACGCGCGTGGATATCGCGCAGTGCTTGTTCGATTCGTTCAGCCATTGCGTGACGGATGCCGACGCGGTTGCGACATTGCGCCGCGCGGCTGCGGCGCTGCGCCCCGGCGGCCTCCTGATCCTCGAGTTGACGCACCCGGCGGACTATTTCGGGGGGGATGAGGTCCGCACGGTCGGCCGCTGGGTCCAACGTTACGACGACGTCGCGGTCAAGACGCGTTTCCAAACCACAGCGATCGACGCGGTGGAGGAGACGTACGTCAAGAGCATGGTCATCGACGCCGTGTACAAAGTGGGCAAGAAGAAGAAGCGTATCGTCGACCGGCAGTTGCATCGCATGTGGCTGCGCGGCGGGATTCGCAACGTCGTCGCACAGAGCGGCGCGTTCGAAATCGTGGGTTGGTATGGCGATCTTACGCCGAAAGTTCCTCTGAGCATGCGGCCCGCGTCTTGGCGCATGGTCGTAGCGATGCGTCGTCGAAAGTC
- a CDS encoding exonuclease domain-containing protein, with the protein MATYAPLPAPFEEALADAAIAADAAQEALSRRLSELEITDLWSCRFAVVDIETTGSVAGNDAMTEIAIVHVEDGRITRRWRSFVNPERPIPPFITQLTGITDEMVAGAPYLRDVLPTVLSRLDGYVFVGHNVRFDAGFVDFELRRHGYAGLNTPTIDTLALARRTIAEVPNYKLGTLTRELGLDVERHHRALADATATADLLVHCIKRLEDRGVFTYGALAQYLRTKPIRRKRQRRARVLVDAGQLPVWSSSILAQLTEVPTRPGVYLLKDAGGSVVYVGKSKSLRARLRTYAATSKIAGAKVLQLRSIVATFDYLVTGSEFEALLLEAELVRAYDPPMNDRLRNFREFAFIKVGAGARGHLCTTTHVAGDGARYYGPYLSMTAARAAVAALQDALGLRACDEDNVDIRVSESPPGHHEALIDEAIAFIEGAADDVLLAIARRRDEAGARGRLDVASREEKRLDRLRRLRERHARLEYATGLSMIVLAPSGHPSEEACFLFNAGRLAGQVRLPRRLPARSEARSLLTCLIAEKYKPDQTERSFARQDEIDQLFILASWFRKSREGLSFVTLPERTPNAAESERWAIQILDGEQVV; encoded by the coding sequence ATGGCGACTTACGCGCCGCTGCCCGCTCCTTTCGAGGAGGCGCTAGCGGATGCGGCGATCGCGGCAGATGCGGCTCAGGAGGCGCTTTCGCGCCGACTTTCCGAGCTAGAGATTACCGATCTTTGGTCTTGCCGGTTCGCCGTGGTAGATATCGAGACGACCGGCAGCGTGGCGGGCAATGACGCCATGACCGAAATCGCGATCGTCCATGTGGAAGACGGCCGCATAACCCGGCGCTGGCGGTCGTTCGTGAACCCCGAGCGCCCCATCCCGCCATTCATAACGCAGCTCACCGGCATCACCGACGAAATGGTCGCTGGGGCGCCATATCTCAGAGACGTGCTTCCAACGGTGCTCTCGCGCCTAGACGGCTACGTCTTCGTCGGGCACAACGTCAGATTCGACGCTGGATTTGTGGACTTCGAGCTCCGCCGTCATGGATATGCCGGTCTGAACACGCCGACCATCGACACGCTTGCTTTGGCGCGTCGCACGATCGCCGAAGTCCCGAACTACAAACTCGGCACATTGACGCGCGAGCTCGGCCTCGACGTGGAGCGGCACCATCGCGCGCTCGCTGACGCGACGGCGACGGCCGATCTGCTCGTTCACTGCATCAAGCGCCTCGAAGACCGCGGCGTTTTCACGTACGGAGCGCTGGCCCAATATCTTCGCACGAAACCGATAAGGCGCAAGCGCCAGCGGCGAGCGCGCGTTCTCGTCGACGCCGGCCAGTTGCCGGTCTGGTCGTCGTCCATCCTGGCGCAGCTGACCGAGGTGCCGACGCGACCAGGTGTCTACCTTCTCAAAGATGCCGGCGGGAGCGTGGTGTACGTCGGTAAGTCGAAGTCGCTGCGCGCGCGGCTGCGGACGTATGCGGCGACCTCAAAGATCGCGGGGGCGAAGGTTCTCCAGCTACGATCGATCGTCGCGACGTTCGACTACTTGGTGACCGGCAGCGAATTCGAAGCGCTGCTGCTCGAAGCCGAGCTCGTCCGCGCCTACGATCCGCCGATGAACGATCGGCTGCGCAATTTCCGCGAGTTCGCGTTTATCAAAGTCGGCGCGGGCGCACGCGGCCATCTGTGCACCACGACCCACGTCGCAGGCGACGGCGCCCGCTACTATGGACCGTATCTGAGCATGACGGCTGCGCGCGCCGCGGTCGCCGCGTTACAGGATGCACTGGGTTTGCGGGCATGCGACGAAGACAACGTCGATATCCGAGTTTCGGAGTCGCCGCCCGGCCATCACGAGGCTTTGATCGATGAGGCGATCGCGTTCATCGAAGGCGCAGCCGACGATGTGCTTCTGGCCATCGCGCGCCGCCGCGACGAAGCAGGAGCGCGCGGCAGACTCGACGTGGCATCGCGCGAAGAGAAGCGGCTGGATCGACTTCGGCGATTGCGCGAGCGGCACGCTCGGCTCGAATACGCCACTGGCCTCTCCATGATCGTGCTCGCCCCTTCGGGTCATCCATCCGAGGAAGCGTGCTTCCTCTTCAACGCAGGAAGACTCGCCGGCCAAGTCCGGCTGCCGCGCCGGCTGCCGGCGCGTTCAGAGGCGCGAAGTCTGCTGACGTGTCTAATCGCTGAGAAGTACAAGCCTGACCAGACCGAGCGATCGTTCGCGCGGCAAGATGAGATCGACCAGCTCTTCATCCTCGCCTCGTGGTTCCGGAAGTCGCGCGAAGGGCTGTCGTTTGTTACGTTGCCCGAGCGTACGCCGAACGCAGCGGAGTCCGAGCGCTGGGCGATCCAAATCCTCGACGGCGAACAAGTCGTCTGA